The nucleotide sequence GACACACTTGGAGAAACCGTGAATAGTTTACCGTACGGCATTCAGAAACGTGTAGAACTGGCCAGAGCGCTTGCATCAAAGCCGAGGTTGCTGCTCCTGGATGAACCTGTAGCAGGATGCAATGAGGAAGAAACGTGTGAACTGATTGACATAATAAATTATCTGAATAAAGAGATGAAGATTACAATCCTCCTTGTTGAACACGACATGACGATGGTGATGTCGGTATGCACGTATATATATGTGCTTGATTTCGGCAAGAACATCGCCGATGGAGCGCCTGATGAGATACAGCATAATCCTGCGGTGATCGAGGCGTATCTGGGAGAACAGAATGTTTCTTAACCTGACTAATATTGAAGCCGGGTACAATGCCGTCAAGGTATTGAAGGGAGTCTCGATTAATGTCCGTGAAGGCTCTATAGTTGCGCTGTTAGGATCCAACGGTGCGGGTAAGACAACCACTTTAAAGGTTATTTCCGGGCTGCTTCGGGTTTCATCCGGGAAGATTGAATTTGGAGGAGAGATCCTCAACAGATGTTCCCCGGAGGGCATAGTTAAACTCGGCATTATACACGTCCCTGAGGGAAGGAAGGTTTTTCCTAACCTGACCATTACAGAGAACCTCAGAATGGGTGCATTTGTACGGAAAGACACCTCGGCAATAAAGGAGGACCTTGAAAAGGTCTGGACGATGTTTCCCATCCTCCGGGAGCGTGCGAAGCAGCTTGCCGGCTCTCTCAGCGGAGGAGAACAACAAATGCTTGCAATTGCAAGAGGACTAATGGCGCGTCCGAGGTTAATGCTGTTGGATGAACCGTCGTTAGGCCTGGCTCCCAAGCTTGTAAGTGAAATCTTTCAGATCATCAAGACAATTAATACGAATGATAAAACCTCTATCATGATTGTAGAGCAGAATGCCAGGATGGCGCTGGAAATTGCAGATTTCGGTTATCTCCTGCAGGTCGGCAAAGTCGTCCTGTCGGATTCAGCACAGAAATTGAAGGAGAACGATGCCGTTGTCCGCTCATATCTTGGGAGAATAAAGTGTAAGGAGGCAGGCGGAGCAGGAACTTAGGAGGAAAGGGGTGATGCTTATTGAATGACGCAGGATGAAATGGTACCTACTTATAAACTTTTTTCGAAAGCAACTAATTGAGGAGGTAACATGAGAGATTTTTTAAGGCACATAGGTAAGGGTGTATTGCTCGTTTCTCTGCTCGTGCTGTTTACCGGCCTTTCGATTGCTTATGCCGGCAATGATCCCGGTGTTACGGATGACAGTATTCTGCTGGGTTCCTACCAGCCGATGACCGGCAAGGAATCCACTTATTTCAGGATGGGGAAGGGGGCTGATACCTGGTATCGTTATGTTAACGAACAGGGTGGCATCAACGGACGCAAGATCATCTTCAAAATGGTTGACGACTCCTACAATCCTTCACGCACTAAAGTGATCGTTAAGCGGTTCATTGAACGGGATAAAGTCTTTGCCATTGCAGACCCGCTCGGTTCTGCTCCAACCGCTGCTGTTATTGACTATATTGTGAAGAAGAAGGTCCCCTTGGTCGGTGCCGGTACCGGGGCGGCAAAGAATGTCGGTTACCCGAGTAAGTATGTTTTCCCTCTCTATCCGAGCTATTTCTTGGAAGGACAGCAGTTAGTCCGTTTTGCTGCTGAGCAATTGGGAGCAAAAACCGTCACACTTCTTTACCAGAACGATCCATCCGGCAAGTCACATCTTAAAGGCATCAAGTCCGTGCTCAAGAAATACGGTGTCAAATTGCTTGTTGCCGAGCCATATGAAAAAGACGAGTTGGATGTCAGCTCGCAGGTTATCAAGATGAAGAATGCAAATCCCGACGTGCAGCTTTGTTCATGTGCACCCGAGCATGCGGCTAGATTCTTTACAGAGAGACAGAAGTTTGGTTGGAAGGTTCCCGTAGAGGTCGTGTTTTTCGGACAGAGCCCGAAGGTCATTGAACTGGCCGGGAAAGATGCGGTGGATGGAGCCTATTTTACAACCATTTTCAGGAGCCCTGATTCTCCTGATCCCAAGATGAGACAGTTCGTTAGGCTTTTAAAGAAGTACTATCCAAATGAAGAGCCCGATGCCATACACATGTGGGGTTATGCCGGCGCACAGGTTGTCACCGAGGCATTACGCAGGATGGGAAGGAACAATATTACCAGAGACCGTTTTGTTGAGACTTTGGAATCCATCAGGGGATGGCGCGGAAGCCTGATTCCCGTGGTGAACATCTATAAAGGAAATGCCCCCGAGCATTACCTCATAAGGGATCTCTCATGGCTGGTTGTTAAGGATGGCCGGTTTACAACCTTTACCCCGAAATGGATGAAATAGTTAATCTCATTCAGCTCGTTCCGGTTTCCCGGGAAACAGGTTAAAGATTCAATACGAGTGTTATTGAGATACAAAAGGCCACAGAAAACAGAGAAATATGTAAAAGATGATAAAGAAAATATACTTTGATCCCCGATAATTTCTCTGTCTTTTCTGTGGTTGTTTTTTCACTTGATTTTAGCCGGCATTCACGTAAATAAGGAGGACTCTTAATGAAAACCATTGTTGAAGGAAAGGCTGCCACGGTTACCATATCGAAAGAA is from bacterium BMS3Abin08 and encodes:
- the braC_1 gene encoding leucine-, isoleucine-, valine-, threonine-, and alanine-binding protein precursor, producing MRDFLRHIGKGVLLVSLLVLFTGLSIAYAGNDPGVTDDSILLGSYQPMTGKESTYFRMGKGADTWYRYVNEQGGINGRKIIFKMVDDSYNPSRTKVIVKRFIERDKVFAIADPLGSAPTAAVIDYIVKKKVPLVGAGTGAAKNVGYPSKYVFPLYPSYFLEGQQLVRFAAEQLGAKTVTLLYQNDPSGKSHLKGIKSVLKKYGVKLLVAEPYEKDELDVSSQVIKMKNANPDVQLCSCAPEHAARFFTERQKFGWKVPVEVVFFGQSPKVIELAGKDAVDGAYFTTIFRSPDSPDPKMRQFVRLLKKYYPNEEPDAIHMWGYAGAQVVTEALRRMGRNNITRDRFVETLESIRGWRGSLIPVVNIYKGNAPEHYLIRDLSWLVVKDGRFTTFTPKWMK
- the livF_1 gene encoding high-affinity branched-chain amino acid transport ATP-binding protein LivF, translating into MFLNLTNIEAGYNAVKVLKGVSINVREGSIVALLGSNGAGKTTTLKVISGLLRVSSGKIEFGGEILNRCSPEGIVKLGIIHVPEGRKVFPNLTITENLRMGAFVRKDTSAIKEDLEKVWTMFPILRERAKQLAGSLSGGEQQMLAIARGLMARPRLMLLDEPSLGLAPKLVSEIFQIIKTINTNDKTSIMIVEQNARMALEIADFGYLLQVGKVVLSDSAQKLKENDAVVRSYLGRIKCKEAGGAGT